The following nucleotide sequence is from Saccharothrix texasensis.
ACCGCCGGCGGGGCGAGGAAGCCGAGCAGCAACGACGGCCGGGCGCGCGACCACCGCCGCTCGAACTCCGCGCGCACCGAGTCGTGCACGCCGAACGGCACCCGCACCCCGCACCACCTCCCGAGATCAGCGTGGCGTCACCGATTCCCACGCTTTCCGGCACGCACGGTAACGATCGGCGGCCGGGCGCGCGAGATCAGCTCGACGTCTCGGGAGGCCCCGCCGACCCGCGCCGGGGTGAACCGGCGGTCATCGCCGGGTCGCGGCGGGCCGCAGGGAGTGCCGCAGCAGTGCCACCGCCGCCGGGATCTCGGTGTCGCCGATGTTGCCGTACCCGAGCACGAGGGCGCGGCCCGGCGACTCCCCCGCGCGGTAGTCGTCCAGGTCCGCCAGGCGCAGGCCGGCGGACGCGGCGGCCTGGACGGTGCGGCGCGTGTCGGTGTCCTCCGGCAGGTGCAGCAGGACGTGCAGGCCGGCCGCGGTGCCGGCGGGGCGGCCCTGCGGCACTTCGGCGGCCAGGGTGTCGAGCAGCAGGTCGCGGCGGGTGCGGAAGCGGCGGCGGGCGGCGCGGAGGTGGGCGTCGTACCAGCCGCGGTCGATGAAGGTGGACAGCGCGAGCTGGTCCAGGACCGGTGGGGCGACGGCGACCGGGTTCGCGGTGCGCAGCGCCGTGAGCGTCGCGGCGGGCGCGACGAGCCAGCCCAGGCCGAGGGCCGGTGAGAGGGTCTTGCTGACCGTGCCGAGGAGGAAGACCCGGCCGGGGTCCATGCCCTGCATGACGGCGACCGGGTGGTGGTCGTAGCGGAACTCGGCGTCGTAGTCGTCCTCGATGACGAAGCCGTCGACCTCGCGGGCCCAGCGCACCAGCTGTGCCCGGCGCGCCGGTGACAGCACCGTGCCGGTCGGGAACTGGTGCGCCGCGCCGACCACGACCGCCCGTGCCGGTGTGCGGGCCAGGTCGTCCACCTGGAGGCCGTCGTGGTCCACCGGCACGGGGTGCACGCGCAGGCCGGCGCTCGCCGCGGCGGCACGCAGCCGCGGCCAGCCCGGGTGTTCGACGGCCACGTCCCCGATGCCCTGGGCGTGCAGCGCGCGGCACGTGCGGACCAGGCCGTCGGTGACGCCGGCGCACACGAAGACGGACGTGGCGTCGGCGTCCGCGCCGCGTGAGCGCCGCAGGTACTCCGCGAGCGTGGTGCGCAGCGCCGGGTGCCCGGCCGGGTCGGGGATGTCGAGGTCGTAGTGGACGGCCGAGCCGATGACGGCCCGGACCGCGTCCGCCCACCGACGGCGCGGGAACGCGCGCAGGTCCGGCAGACCGGGCGCCAGGTCGTACCGGATCGGCGGCCGGGGCGGGGCGCCCTGCGCGCGAGGGCGCGGAGGTTCCGTCACTGGCGACCACGAGACGCGCGTGGCCGAACCCACCCGCGCGGTCAGGTAGCCCTCCGCGACGAGCTGCCCGTACGCCTCCGTGACGACCCAGCGGGAGCAGCCGAGGTCCTCGGCCAGTGCCCGGCTCGGCGGCACGGCGGCGCCCTCCGCCAGCCGGCCGTCCCGGATCGCGGCGCGCAGCGCCCGCGCCAGGCGATCGTGCAGGCGGCCGCGCCCACCGACCTCCAGGAGCGTGGCCCACGCGAAATTGGTCTGGGAAACCGTCACGGGATTGGAGGGTAGTGCCGTGCCGCATCCGCCTACCGTGGCGGTCATGGTTGAGAAGTTGGCTCTTGGGGCCATGTTGTTCGGCACGGCCACCGACGAGCGGCGGTCGTTCGAGATCCTGGACCGCTTCGTGGACGCCGGCGGCGTCTGGATCGACACCGCGAACTGCTACTCGTTCTGGGAGGACGCGAGCGGGTTCGGCGGGCAGAGCGAGGCGGTGCTCGGGCGGTGGCTGGCGAGCCGCCCCGGTGTCCGCGACCGCGTCCGGATCAGCACCAAGGTGGGGTGCGAGCCGACCGAGGCCGGCCGGTTCCCGGAGACGGCCGAAGGGCTGTCGGCCGGTGTCGTCAAGAACGGGGTCGAGGGCAGCCTGCGCCGGCTGGGCACGGACCACGTGGAGCTGTACTGGGCGCACAAGCCCGACCCGGTGACACCGCTGGAGGAGACGGTCGCGGCCTTCGACGAGCTGGTGTCCGCCGGCGTGGTCGGCCGTCTCGGCTGCTCGAACTACCCCGTCTGGCAGGTGGAACGGGCACGGCAGATCGCGCGGGCCGACGGCCGGGTCGGCTACACGGCGGTGCAGCAGCACCACACGTACCTGCAACCGCGTCCCGGGACGCGGCCCACCGTGGTGCACCGGTTCGGCGCGGTGAGCGACGAGGTGATCCACTACCTGGAGCACCACCCGGACATGGCGTTGTGGTCCTACACGCCGTTGCTCAGCGGCCGGTACACCCGTGCCGACAAACCGCTGCCCGCCGAGTACGACCACCCCGGCACCACCAACCGCCTGGCCGTGCTGGACGAGGTCGCCGCCGAGACCGGCACGAACCGCAACCAGGTCGTCCTCGCATGGCTGACCGGCGGCAGCACCGACGTCACGCCGATCGTCGGCGTCAGCCGGGTCGAGCAGCTCGACGACGCGTTCGCCGGGGTGTCGCTCGACCTGACCGCCGACCAGCGCCGACGCCTGGACGAGGCGGCATGAGGGCCGGGTTCGCCGGAGGGGGGTCCGGCGAACCCGGCCTTCACCCGCCACCTGGGCCGCGCTGCTGCGCGTGGTCGACGCCGGCCGGGTGCGGGAAAAGCAGTTCACCGATCCGGCCCGGTGCTGCTAGCTTCGGGGTGAACCGCTGACTGTGGAGGAAGCCATGGCTGCCCGGGACCTCACACCGGGCGACCGCGCCGAGGTCGTGTGACGACCTGGGGCCGCCCGGTGACATCGCTCTCACCAGCCGATGCACCGCAAGGAGCTTTCGCATGTCCGCATCACCTCCGTCCACCTGGTACGTGGACTTCTTCACCGAACTGCCCAACGAGTTCTGGCGGCGTGCCGTGCCACCGGAAGTCACCGTCGACGAGATCGACTTCGTCGAGCGGCGCCTCGGGCTCGCGCCGGGCTCGCTGATCCTGGACGTGCCGTGCGGCAGCGGCCGGCACAGCGTGGAACTCGCCAGGCGCGGGCACCGCGTGACCGGTGTCGACCTGTCCGCCGAAGCGATCGGGCACGCCAGGCGCGCCGCCGCCGGCCTCGAGGTCGAACTCGTCCGCGCCGACATGCGGGACATCCCGCGGGACAGCGGGTTCGACGCCGTGGTGTGCCTCGGCAACAGCTTCGGCTACCTCGAGCTCGACGGCCTGCGGGAGTTCGCCGCCGCGCTGGGCGGCGCCGTCCGGCCCGGCGGCGGCCTGGTCGTCGACTTCGCCTCGGCGGCCGAGTCGATCCTGCCCGGCTACCGGGCCGAGCCGCGAACCATGCGGACCGGCGACATCACCGTCCTCGCGACCGGCGAGTACGACGTCGCCGGGAGCCGGCTGCTCAGCCACTACCGGTTCACCCGCGGCGAGGAGAAGCTCGACGTGACCGCGATCCACCACGTGTACACCGTGGCGCAGATCGTCGACCTGCTGTCCGGCAACGGTTTCACCGACGTCGAGCTGTTCGGCGGCCCGGACGGCGGGCCCTACGAGGTCGGGAGCGGTCGACTCCTGCTCACCGCCCGCCGAACGTCCTGAGCGGGCGCTCCGGCCGGGGCGCCGCCCCGGCCGGAGCACACCCGCTTCGCCGCGCGCAGGCGGCGGCCGCCGCGCGTCCACCCGTCACGGTCCTCTTCGGACGGGACGTCTGCTCGTCGCGCTGCGCGTGGCAGGGCACCGGTTCCCGGGCCGGGCGCGGGGTCAGCCGTCCAGGTCGGTCAGTCCCGCGCGCGGCGCGCCGACCAGGGCGGCGAGGTTGCCCGACTCCTGGACGCCGTCCCGCATGTCCTGGTGCGCCGAGCCGATCTCCTCGAAGCCGTAGGTGTGCCCGAGGGCCGGGTCGACCAGGCCCGCGGCCACCAGGTCGACGACCGCGCGGCAGTCGCGGGGGTTGGCGAAGTGGCTGCCCTGGAAGCGCTTCTGCCTCATCCAGAGGATCCGCAGGTCGACATCGCCCATGTAGCCGCTCGTGGCGCCGCACAGCACCACCATCCCGCCCGGGGCGCAGACGTAGAGCGACGTGGGCAGGGTGTCGCGGCCCGGGTGCTCGAAGACGATCCGGGGTGACGCCTTCTCCCCCAGCAGGTCCCAGATGCGACGGCCGAACGCGCGCACGCCGCGCTGCCAC
It contains:
- a CDS encoding PLP-dependent aminotransferase family protein, with protein sequence MTVSQTNFAWATLLEVGGRGRLHDRLARALRAAIRDGRLAEGAAVPPSRALAEDLGCSRWVVTEAYGQLVAEGYLTARVGSATRVSWSPVTEPPRPRAQGAPPRPPIRYDLAPGLPDLRAFPRRRWADAVRAVIGSAVHYDLDIPDPAGHPALRTTLAEYLRRSRGADADATSVFVCAGVTDGLVRTCRALHAQGIGDVAVEHPGWPRLRAAAASAGLRVHPVPVDHDGLQVDDLARTPARAVVVGAAHQFPTGTVLSPARRAQLVRWAREVDGFVIEDDYDAEFRYDHHPVAVMQGMDPGRVFLLGTVSKTLSPALGLGWLVAPAATLTALRTANPVAVAPPVLDQLALSTFIDRGWYDAHLRAARRRFRTRRDLLLDTLAAEVPQGRPAGTAAGLHVLLHLPEDTDTRRTVQAAASAGLRLADLDDYRAGESPGRALVLGYGNIGDTEIPAAVALLRHSLRPAATRR
- a CDS encoding aldo/keto reductase; protein product: MVEKLALGAMLFGTATDERRSFEILDRFVDAGGVWIDTANCYSFWEDASGFGGQSEAVLGRWLASRPGVRDRVRISTKVGCEPTEAGRFPETAEGLSAGVVKNGVEGSLRRLGTDHVELYWAHKPDPVTPLEETVAAFDELVSAGVVGRLGCSNYPVWQVERARQIARADGRVGYTAVQQHHTYLQPRPGTRPTVVHRFGAVSDEVIHYLEHHPDMALWSYTPLLSGRYTRADKPLPAEYDHPGTTNRLAVLDEVAAETGTNRNQVVLAWLTGGSTDVTPIVGVSRVEQLDDAFAGVSLDLTADQRRRLDEAA
- a CDS encoding SAM-dependent methyltransferase, whose product is MSASPPSTWYVDFFTELPNEFWRRAVPPEVTVDEIDFVERRLGLAPGSLILDVPCGSGRHSVELARRGHRVTGVDLSAEAIGHARRAAAGLEVELVRADMRDIPRDSGFDAVVCLGNSFGYLELDGLREFAAALGGAVRPGGGLVVDFASAAESILPGYRAEPRTMRTGDITVLATGEYDVAGSRLLSHYRFTRGEEKLDVTAIHHVYTVAQIVDLLSGNGFTDVELFGGPDGGPYEVGSGRLLLTARRTS